CTAGCTGATGGTGCTCAAAATCATGAAAGTGATCAAATTATTCCGAGTTTTTTAGTAGCAAAATTTTCGTTTTCACTGATGTTTAAAGAGCTTTTTAAACACGATTTTTGTGCTGAAGTTAATCAGTTAGTTATCCAAAAGCGATTAATAAATAATTACACAGAGTCATTACCGGCTAGTCAGTTAGCAAGCTTAATTTGGACTGAGCTTGCTTTAGCCAATTATATATTGAATACTTTAGGTGATGGAATGGAAATGGCTTTTTCGTTAGAAGGCCGGTTGCCATTTTTGGATCATCCATTATTTGAGTCAGCTACGGGGCTTGCAACCACTCATAAATTAAATAAGCTAACCACTAAACTAGTGTTACGCAAGAGCTTAGCCAACATTTTACCTGCCGAGATTATTGAGAGGAAAAAGCATCCTTTTATAGCGCCACCTATCTTGCAAAATTTGAGCAAGACTACCTATGAAGGTATCTTTGATCGTTTATCAACCCAGACTTTTAAGCAAAATCCAGTATTTGATCAGAAAAAAGTATTAAAATGGATCAATAATTGGCAATTGGTTTCAGAGGTAGAGCAAAAACGACGAGACCCTATCTTAATGATGCTATTATCATTTGCTGCACTACAGAGTCAGTTTAGTTTAACTGATATGGAGAAGCACTAGTGGCCAATCAGTCAGACCAGGTTTGGTGGAAACAATTGTATGATAATAACCTGGCAGAGATATTACTAGACAATGCTGACCCACAGGAAGCAGATAAAACCTTATTATTTTTAAAGCAGCAGTTAAATTTACAGCCAGGTCAGCGAGTATTAGATCAGTGTTGTGGTACAGGTAGGCTTTCGTTAGCACTGGCTAAACAGCATAAGGTGGTAGGTGTCGATTTAATAGCAGAATATGTTGAATGTGCCGCTCAAAAAGCCCGTGAACAGCACTTACAACTAAAGCTTTTTTGTGATGATGCATTTGATTTTTATTTATCACCTGCTGCTGATCTTGTTATTAACTGGTGGACAAGTTTCGGTTATGCAGAAAATGATGAACGTAATATACAAATGATTAAACGGGCCTATGAATCGTTAAAAATAGGCGGTTCTTTTGCTTTGGATTTTATGAATGTACCAGGGCTATATCGAAGCTTTCAAACGGATATGATGACTTGTGTACAAAGAAAGCAAGGCAAGTTGGTGTTAGTCCGTCATAGTGAAATTGACTTTAATAGTGATATTTTAAAGAAGGATTGGTATTATTTTTTGGAAAATGGCCAACGTATTCATCACCAAAGTCAAGTGAGGCTTTATTCTCCCGCTCAGTTGCTATCATTCTTTGAAATGGTTGGGTTTGCTCATGTAAAACTGTATGGTGACCTTGATGGTCAATCGTTATCATTATCCAGCCCGAGATGTATAGTGGTAGGGCAGCGAATATGATAAACACAATTGTCACCCCATATGCCTTTGCTAATAATATAAGATGGCGTCATAGCATATACCAAGGTGAAATATATAAACTGCCAGCTAGTCAGGTATCAACTGAGTTGGTGAATGCTATACAACAGCTGTTGCTGAAAACATTTGCCATTAATGAACTGAATTTTAATAATTTGGTGAATATTCATAACGTATTATCTGAGGCTGATTTTTTTGCTGCCATGAAATTAATCCGCCGTGAGCTATTTGAGCAACCAAAGTATACTGAACTGTTATCAAAGTATTTACTCAATTTGGGTTTTAAACAGGGGGAGGTGGCTTTTGAGCCACTCAGATTACGTGCTATTCGCCATAATGGACACCTGACTGAGCGAGCCAAGGCTGTTTATTATGCCCATCGAGATACCTGGTATGGGCATGCTCAAAGTGTGATTGTTGGGTGGATTCCTTTACATAATCAGGCTATTCATCAGACGTTTGAAATTTATCCAGATTGGTTTAACCGGCCTGTATCCAATAACTCTGAAGTATTTGATTATAATCAATGGCGTAGTGGCAATAATGATAAAATTATTGGCTGGCAAAAAAAAGATACCGGTTTAACCGCTGTTTATCCTGAAACCACTGCTGAGGTTCCCTTAGGTCGGCGTATTAAATTCAGCTGCACACAAGCTGAAACCCTGCTTTTTTCTGGTGCTCATTATCATCAAACCTTAAAACAAACCCGCAATCTGTCTCGTTTTAGTGTTGATTACCGGCTGATTCATCTGGCAGATGAACAGCAGCAACTGGGGGCGCCTAATGTTGATAATCGCTCCCGTGGTTCTGCGTTACAAGACTATATTCGTCTATGATCAACGACTTTTATCTGCAAGTAGTGGCTCGTCCTGAACAGACAGCACTATCAATTGATGGCTGTTCATTAACTTACTTTGGCTTGTGGCAACAAGCTGTTGCCAGTACCAGGTATTTAAAGCAGCATGGAGTACAGCAAGGTCAAATCATTGGATTACATTTAGCAAAAAGTAATCAACTGGTTGTGATGCAA
Above is a genomic segment from Spartinivicinus poritis containing:
- a CDS encoding class I SAM-dependent methyltransferase, with product MANQSDQVWWKQLYDNNLAEILLDNADPQEADKTLLFLKQQLNLQPGQRVLDQCCGTGRLSLALAKQHKVVGVDLIAEYVECAAQKAREQHLQLKLFCDDAFDFYLSPAADLVINWWTSFGYAENDERNIQMIKRAYESLKIGGSFALDFMNVPGLYRSFQTDMMTCVQRKQGKLVLVRHSEIDFNSDILKKDWYYFLENGQRIHHQSQVRLYSPAQLLSFFEMVGFAHVKLYGDLDGQSLSLSSPRCIVVGQRI